One Mytilus trossulus isolate FHL-02 unplaced genomic scaffold, PNRI_Mtr1.1.1.hap1 h1tg000373l__unscaffolded, whole genome shotgun sequence genomic region harbors:
- the LOC134702002 gene encoding angiopoietin-2-like produces MLLPDISYAIFVLNVLVRKSLQSTDVFHVVTGSPPGNEYLIAEKETTRSKIHCASWCTMTVTCNSAVFNSTTMHCGLYRESQSANSSSSLAKQLILQRDETEDNETIVSEITRENTTKFDITSERATLSVSTSERTTNHATTMDKITSPKPTSNELDMTSQEDTISGTTSKQTTNHGTTMEKLTSPKPTSNGLDMTSRGDSISDTTSERTATHGTTMEKLTSQNLTSNGLNMTSQRATINGTTSERTTTHSTTIENLTSQKQTSIVPHDCSDVSVGNFSGVYTIYIDNQPLDVYCEMTDSGQWTVFQRRMDGSTDFYRTWQEYQQGFGNVHSEYWLGDSLTSQDLRYPPNGYEFSTLDRDNDGSFMNCAKKECAGWWFNFCTEGNLNGKYYNGGMIKNDGIYWEAWKLSKYSLRSVSMKIKQV; encoded by the exons ATGTTGCTACCCGACATATCGTACGCCATctttgttttgaatgttttggtGAGGAAGTCTCTACAGAGTACTGATGTGTTTCATGTTGTAACTGGGTCACCTCCAGGAAACGAATATTTGATTGCAGAAAAAGAAACAACTAGAAGTAAAATTCATTGTGCTAGCTGGTGTACAATGACAGTAACCTGTAATTCAGCAGTCTTCAACAGTACAACAATGCATTGTGGGTTATATCGTGAATCTCAATCTGCCAACAGCAGCTCATCTCTAGCGAAACAACTGATCTTGCAAAGAG ATGAAACTGAAGATAACGAAACAATAGTCTCTGAAATCACAAGAGAAAACACAACAAAGTTTGACATTACAAGCGAAAGAGCCACCCTCAGTGTCTCAACAAGCGAACGAACAACAAACCATGCCACAACAATGGATAAAATAACAAGCCCAAAACCAACAAGTAATGAACTTGACATGACGAGCCAAGAGGACACCATCAGTGGCACAAcaagcaaacaaacaacaaaccaTGGCACAACAATGGAGAAACTAACAAGCCCAAAACCAACAAGTAACGGACTTGACATGACGAGCCGAGGGGACTCCATCAGTGACACAACAAGCGAACGAACAGCAACCCATGGCACAACAATGGAGAAACTAACAAGTCAAAATCTAACAAGCAACGGACTTAACATGACGAGCCAGAGGGCCACCATCAATGGCACAACAAGCGAACGAACAACAACCCATTCCACAACAATCGAGAATCTTACAAGCCAAAAACAAACAAGCATCGTACCACATGACTGTAGTGATGTTTCTGTTGGAAATTTTAGTGGTGTTTACacaatatatattgacaatcaACCTCTCGATGTATACTGCGAAATGACTGATTCTGGTCAATGGACg gTGTTTCAAAGAAGAATGGATGGTTCTACAGATTTCTACAGGACTTGGCAGGAATATCAACAGGGATTCGGGAATGTGCATTCTGAATACTGGTTGG GCGACAGTCTTACTTCACAAGATTTACGATACCCACCAAATGGATATGAGTTCTCAACATTGGATAGAGACAATGATGGATCCTTTATGAATTGTGCAAAGAAAGAATGTGCTGGGTGGTGGTTCAATTTTTGTACTGAGGGCAATCTAAATGGGAAGTATTACAATGGTGGTATGATAAAGAATGACGGTATATACTGGGAAGCTTGGAAACTATCGAAATATTCTCTCAGGAGTGTCTcgatgaaaataaaacaagtctAA